A stretch of DNA from Nitrospirota bacterium:
AAAATCAATGGCCTCATCTTCTGAATCAAAAAACACGTCTATCATCTTACCTTTGATTTTGCTGCCCGTGTCCTCGGCTATGCGCCAGCCTACTCCTTCTATGTAAACCAGCGAACCGATAGGAATAATTGTGGGATCAACTGCCACTGTTCTATACCTGTGAGGTGTTGTGCCGCTTTTTGTCAGATGATTGCGGCTCCACTTGCCCGTACTCCTAAGAGATACATCATAGGCGGTTACTTCAAACTCTCCCTTCTCTAAATCCGTAAGAAACTCTGACTCTAAAACATTTACCTTTCTCGATAGCTGCTCATTTTTTTCCTTTAAATGTGACACCGTGTCAAAGTAGTGCATACCAACCAAAAATAGCACTATCGCCATTATCCCTGCAGACAACGAAAAACAAGTCAGTCTTATTTGCATAACTTTTTACCTCC
This window harbors:
- a CDS encoding 3D domain-containing protein — translated: MQIRLTCFSLSAGIMAIVLFLVGMHYFDTVSHLKEKNEQLSRKVNVLESEFLTDLEKGEFEVTAYDVSLRSTGKWSRNHLTKSGTTPHRYRTVAVDPTIIPIGSLVYIEGVGWRIAEDTGSKIKGKMIDVFFDSEDEAIDFGRQTLKVYYYKV